CGGGCTTCGCCTCCCGCAGCCGCAACACCCCCTACGAGGGCCGTGAGCTGCCGGGGCGTGTGACCCACACCTTCCTGCGGGGCCGGGCAACGCTCGTCGACGGGAAGCTCGCGTGACTCCTTCACTCATCCACCTGGCCGAGGCGCAGAAGTCCGCGCCGGTCACCGACTGGGCCGCACGGATCGGCTGGGTCGTCGGCCTGCTGGTCTTCGTCGCCTTCGTCTACTGGCTGATGCGTCAGGGCTGGAAGTGGCGCGGCACGCTCCAGGGCGACCTGCCCGAGCTGCCCGGAACGCCCGCCGACGCGGGCGAGCCCCGGCTCACGCTCAGCGGCCGCTACCACGGCTCCACCACCGCCGGGCAGTGGCTCGACCGCATCGTCGCCCGCGGCCTGGGCACCCGCAGCCGCGTCGAGCTGACCCTGACCGACCAGGGCCTGGACGTCGTGCGGCCGGGCGCCACGAGCTTCTTCGTGCCGGCCGCCGCACTGCGCGGCGCCCGCCTCGACAAGGGCATCGCCGGCAAGGTCCTCACCGAGGGCGGCCTGCTGATCGTCACCTGGCGGCACGGGGACCGGGAGATCGACTCCGGCTTCCGCTCCGACCGGGCCGCCGACCACGCCGCCTGGGTCGAGGCCCTCAACACCCTCAGCACCACCCACACCACGACCACCACCGAGCACACCGAAACGGAAGGCGCACGATGACGACCTCCACCAGGGGTACCGCCCACGGCACAAGGGGGATCCCCGCCGTACTCGTCCTGGAGGACGGCCGTACCTTCCACGGCCGTGCCTACGGGGCCGTGGGGGAGACCTTCGGCGAAGCGGTGTTCTCCACCGGCATGACCGGCTACCAGGAGACGCTGACCGACCCCTCGTACCACCGCCAGGTCGTCGTGATGACCGCCCCGCACATCGGCAACACCGGTGTGAACGACGAGGACCCCGAGTCGCAGCGGATCTGGGTCGCCGGCTACGTCGTCCGCGACCCCGCCCGCATCCCGTCCAACTGGCGCTCGGTGCGCTCCCTCGACGACGAGCTGGTCGCCCAGGGCATCGTCGGCATCAGCGGCGTGGACACCCGGGCGCTCACCCGCCACCTGCGCGAGCGCGGCGCCATGCGGGTCGGCATCTTCTCCGGCGACGCGCTGCCCGACGCGGGCACCATGCTCGCCAAGGTGCGCCAGGCCCCGGAGATGAAGGGCGCCGACCTCTCGGCGCAGGTCGCCACCAAGGAGGCGTACGTCGTCCCGGCGATCGGCGAGAAGAAGTTCACCGTCGCCGCGATCGACCTGGGCATCAAGGGCATGACCCCGCACCGCATGGCCGAGCGCGGCATCGAGGTGCACGTGCTGCCCGCCACGGCCACCGTCGAGGACGTCTACGCGGTCGAGCCGGACGGCGTGTTCTTCTCCAACGGACCGGGCGACCCGGCCACCGCCGACCACCCCGTCTCCGTCATGCGCGGAGTGCTGGAGCGCAGGACGCCGCTGTTCGGCATCTGCTTCGGCAACCAGATCCTGGGCCGCGCGCTGGGCTTCGGCACCTACAAGCTCAAGTACGGCCACCGCGGCATCAACCAGCCGGTGCAGGACCGTACGACCGGCAAGGTCGAGGTCACCGCGCACAACCACGGATTCGCCGTCGACGCCCCGCTCGACAAGGTTTCCGACACCCCCTTCGGCCGCGCCGAGGTCTCCCACGTCTGCCTCAATGACAACGTGGTGGAGGGCCTCCAGCTGCTCGACCAGCCGGCCTTCAGCGTCCAGTACCACCCCGAGGCCGCCGCGGGTCCGCACGACGCCGCGTACCTCTTCGACCGCTTCGTCGCGCTCATGGGCGACGACAACCAGCACAGCGTTTCCCTGGAGGGCCAGCGTGCCTAAGCGCACCGATATCCAGTCCGTCCTGGTCATCGGCTCCGGCCCGATCGTCATCGGCCAGGCCGCCGAGTTCGACTACTCCGGTACCCAGGCGTGCCGGGTCCTCAAGTCCGAGGGCCTGCGCGTCATCCTGGTCAACTCCAACCCGGCGACGATCATGACCGACCCGGAGATCGCCGACGCGACGTACGTCGAGCCGATCACCCCCGAGTTCGTCGAGAAGATCATCGCCAAGGAGCGCCCGGACGCGCTCCTGCCGACCCTCGGCGGCCAGACGGCCCTGAACACGGCCATCTCGCTGCACGAGGCCGGCACCCTCGACAAGTACGGCGTCGAACTGATCGGCGCCAACGTCGAGGCCATCAACAAGGGTGAGGACCGGGACCTCTTCAAGGAGGTCGTCGAGGCCGTCCGCCAGAAGATCGGCCACGGTGAGTCCGCCCGCTCGGTCATCTGCCACTCCATGGAGGACGTCCTCGCGGGCGTCGACGAGCTCGGCGGCTACCCCGTCGTCGTCCGCCCCTCCTTCACCATGGGCGGCGCCGGCTCCGGCTTCGCGCACGACGAGGAGGAGCTGCGCCGGATCGCCGGCCAGGGCCTGACGCTCTCCCCGACCACCGAGGTGCTCCTGGAGGAGTCCATCCTCGGCTGGAAGGAGTACGAGCTGGAGCTGATGCGCGACAAGAACGACAACGTCGTGGTCGTCTGCTCCATCGAGAACTTCGACCCGATGGGCGTGCACACCGGCGACTCGATCACCGTCGCGCCGGCCATGACGCTCACCGACCGCGAGTACCAGATCCTGCGCGACGTCGGCATCGCGGTCATCCGCGAGGTCGGCGTGGACACCGGCGGCTGCAACATCCAGTTCGCGGTCAACCCCGAGGACGGCCGGGTCATCGTCATCGAGATGAACCCCCGGGTCTCGCGCTCCTCGGCGCTGGCCTCCAAGGCCACCGGCTTCCCGATCGCGAAGATCGCCGCCCGGCTCGCCGTCGGTTACACCCTCGACGAGATCCCGAACGACATCACCGAGCAGACCCCGGCCTCCTTCGAGCCGACGCTCGACTACGTCGTCGTCAAGGTGCCGCGGTTCGCCTTCGAGAAGTTCCCGGCCGCCGACGCCACGCTGACCACCACCATGAAGTCGGTCGGCGAGGCCATGGCGATCGGCCGCAACTTCCCCGAGGCGCTCAACAAGGCGCTGCGCTCGCTGGAGAAGAAGGGCAGCCAGTTCGACTTCGTCACCGAGCCCGGTGACAAGGCCGCGCTGCTGGAGAAGGCCCAGGTCCCCACCGACGGCCGGATCAACACGGTCATGGCGGCGATCCGCGCGGGCGCGACCCCGCAGGAGGTCTTCGACGCCACGAAGATCGACCCCTGGTTCGTCGACCAGCTCTTCCTCGTCAAGGAGATCGCCGACGAGATCGCCGGTGCCGACAAGCTCGGCCCGGAGATCCTTGCGGAAGCAAAGCGCTACGGCTTCTCCGACGCCCAGATCGCGGCGATCCGCGGTCTGCGGGAGGACGTCGTCCGCGAGGTTCGGCACGCGCTCGGCGTCCGCCCCGTCTACAAGACGGTCGACACCTGCGCCGCCGAGTTCGCCGCGAAGACGCCGTACTTCTACTCCTCCTACGACGAGGAGACCGAGGTCGCGCCGCGCGAGAAGCCGGCCGTGATCATCCTCGGCTCCGGCCCCAACCGCATCGGCCAGGGCATCGAGTTCGACTACTCCTGCGTCCACGCCTCGTTCGCGCTCAGCGACGCCGGCTACGAGACCGTGATGGTCAACTGCAACCCGGAGACCGTCTCGACGGACTACGACACCTCCGACCGCCTGTACTTCGAGCCGCTGACGCTGGAAGACGTGCTGGAGATCGTGCACGCCGAGACCCAGGCCGGCCCGGTCGCCGGCGTCATCGTCCAGCTCGGCGGGCAGACCCCGCTGGGCCTGGCGCAGGCGCTCAAGGACAACGGCGTGCCGATCGTCGGCACCTCGCCCGAGGCCATCGACCTCGCCGAGGAGCGCGGCGCCTTCGGCCGGGTGCTGACCGAGGCCGGCCTGCCGGCCCCCAAGTACGGCACCGCCTTCTCCTTCGACGAGGCCAAGCGGATCGCCACCGAGATCGGTTACCCGGTCATGGTGCGCCCGTCGTACGTGCTCGGCGGCCGCGGCATGGAGATCGTCTACGACGAGCCCTCGCTCGGTGAGTACCTCACCCGCCACGCCGGCCTCATCGACCGCCACCCGGTCCTCATCGACCGCTTCCTCGACGACGCCATAGAGATCGACGTCGACGCGCTCTACGACGGCCACGAGCTCTACCTCGGCGGCGTCATGGAGCACATCGAGGAGGCCGGCATCCACTCCGGCGACTCCGCCTGCGCGCTGCCCCCGATCACCCTCGGCGGCTTCGACATCAAGCGGCTGCGCGCCTCCACCGAGGCCATCGCCAAGGGCGTCGGCGTCCGCGGACTGATCAACATCCAGTTCGCGATGGCCGGGGACATCCTCTACGTCCTGGAGGCCAACCCGCGCGCCTCCCGCACGGTGCCCTTCACCTCGAAGGCCACCGCGGTGCCGCTGGCCAAGGCCGCGGCGCGGATCTCGCTGGGCGCCACCGTCGCCGAGCTGCGCGCCGAGGGCATGCTGCCGAAGACCGGCGACGGCGGCACGCTGCCGCTGGACGCGCCGATCTCGGTCAAGGAAGCCGTGATGCCCTGGTCGCGCTTCCGCGACGCCTCCGGCCGCGGCGTGGACACCGTCCTCGGCCCGGAGATGCGCTCCACCGGCGAGGTCATGGGCATCGACTCGGTCTTCGGCACCGCCTACGCCAAGTCGCAGTCCGGCGCCTACGGGGCGCTGCCCACCAAGGGCCGTGCCTTCGTCTCCGTCGCCAACCGGGACAAGCGCTCGATGATCTTCCCGGCCCGTGAGCTGGTCGCGCACGGCTTCGAGCTGCTCGCCACCTCCGGCACCGCCGAGGTGCTGCGCCGCAACGGCATCAACGCCACCGTGGTGCGCAAGCAGTCCGAGGGCGAGGGCCCGAACGGCGAGAAGACCATCGTCCAGCTCATCCACGACGGCCAGGTCGACCTGATCGTCAACACCCCGTACGGCACCGGCGGCCGGCTGGACGGCTACGACATCCGCACCGCGGCGGTGGCCCGCTCCGTGCCCTGCCTGACCACGGTCCAGGCCCTCGCGGCCGCCGTCCAGGGCATCGAGG
The sequence above is a segment of the Streptomyces lydicus genome. Coding sequences within it:
- the carA gene encoding glutamine-hydrolyzing carbamoyl-phosphate synthase small subunit, giving the protein MTTSTRGTAHGTRGIPAVLVLEDGRTFHGRAYGAVGETFGEAVFSTGMTGYQETLTDPSYHRQVVVMTAPHIGNTGVNDEDPESQRIWVAGYVVRDPARIPSNWRSVRSLDDELVAQGIVGISGVDTRALTRHLRERGAMRVGIFSGDALPDAGTMLAKVRQAPEMKGADLSAQVATKEAYVVPAIGEKKFTVAAIDLGIKGMTPHRMAERGIEVHVLPATATVEDVYAVEPDGVFFSNGPGDPATADHPVSVMRGVLERRTPLFGICFGNQILGRALGFGTYKLKYGHRGINQPVQDRTTGKVEVTAHNHGFAVDAPLDKVSDTPFGRAEVSHVCLNDNVVEGLQLLDQPAFSVQYHPEAAAGPHDAAYLFDRFVALMGDDNQHSVSLEGQRA
- the carB gene encoding carbamoyl-phosphate synthase large subunit, encoding MPKRTDIQSVLVIGSGPIVIGQAAEFDYSGTQACRVLKSEGLRVILVNSNPATIMTDPEIADATYVEPITPEFVEKIIAKERPDALLPTLGGQTALNTAISLHEAGTLDKYGVELIGANVEAINKGEDRDLFKEVVEAVRQKIGHGESARSVICHSMEDVLAGVDELGGYPVVVRPSFTMGGAGSGFAHDEEELRRIAGQGLTLSPTTEVLLEESILGWKEYELELMRDKNDNVVVVCSIENFDPMGVHTGDSITVAPAMTLTDREYQILRDVGIAVIREVGVDTGGCNIQFAVNPEDGRVIVIEMNPRVSRSSALASKATGFPIAKIAARLAVGYTLDEIPNDITEQTPASFEPTLDYVVVKVPRFAFEKFPAADATLTTTMKSVGEAMAIGRNFPEALNKALRSLEKKGSQFDFVTEPGDKAALLEKAQVPTDGRINTVMAAIRAGATPQEVFDATKIDPWFVDQLFLVKEIADEIAGADKLGPEILAEAKRYGFSDAQIAAIRGLREDVVREVRHALGVRPVYKTVDTCAAEFAAKTPYFYSSYDEETEVAPREKPAVIILGSGPNRIGQGIEFDYSCVHASFALSDAGYETVMVNCNPETVSTDYDTSDRLYFEPLTLEDVLEIVHAETQAGPVAGVIVQLGGQTPLGLAQALKDNGVPIVGTSPEAIDLAEERGAFGRVLTEAGLPAPKYGTAFSFDEAKRIATEIGYPVMVRPSYVLGGRGMEIVYDEPSLGEYLTRHAGLIDRHPVLIDRFLDDAIEIDVDALYDGHELYLGGVMEHIEEAGIHSGDSACALPPITLGGFDIKRLRASTEAIAKGVGVRGLINIQFAMAGDILYVLEANPRASRTVPFTSKATAVPLAKAAARISLGATVAELRAEGMLPKTGDGGTLPLDAPISVKEAVMPWSRFRDASGRGVDTVLGPEMRSTGEVMGIDSVFGTAYAKSQSGAYGALPTKGRAFVSVANRDKRSMIFPARELVAHGFELLATSGTAEVLRRNGINATVVRKQSEGEGPNGEKTIVQLIHDGQVDLIVNTPYGTGGRLDGYDIRTAAVARSVPCLTTVQALAAAVQGIEAMNRGDVGVRSLQEHAEHLIAARD